The following proteins are encoded in a genomic region of Candidatus Polarisedimenticolaceae bacterium:
- a CDS encoding ATP-binding protein: protein MTLQTRIVGALVVAALVPMAVVIAVPLAQSRKRADEETAHRRDRALKLAAVLLNDERRSLATEADRAARELGAEPEDLAALVRGPEAIAKPVAVRLAERHGFTAVSILGDADVTLAEAGTVETLVLIERRPVKTEHETLTLVVSRSLGDDFAAKAGELADAGARFAATCTGDEVAVPIDRGHALCLTVVPADAKSLRRDLLGSFAGVASIAVILALLVGALLASRIASPIRRLAVRAEKISEERSRPITLLPEQDETRRLTLAFDQMLDALSASERQRLAAERAAAWEEIARRLAHEIKNPLSPIQLAVENLRRVREKSPETFDRALEEETATILEEVGALKTLVDEFAQFARLPQPRIGPCDPKAVLEQTLVLFSGRIESMGVHLSVQADDAPKTIHADVEQLGRVFKNVVANALDAMERSSRRELAVAMRRTGSDLAIEFRDTGSGFDAEALRRVFEPYFTTRGDHGGTGLGMAIAYRIVTDHGGTIRAEGAPGRGAAITILLPADRA from the coding sequence TTGACCCTGCAGACGCGCATCGTCGGCGCACTCGTGGTGGCGGCGCTCGTCCCGATGGCGGTCGTCATCGCGGTTCCGCTCGCGCAATCCAGGAAGCGGGCCGACGAGGAGACCGCGCACCGGCGCGACCGCGCGCTCAAGCTGGCGGCGGTGCTCCTGAACGACGAGCGGCGCTCGCTCGCGACCGAGGCCGACCGGGCCGCGCGCGAGCTCGGCGCCGAACCCGAAGACCTGGCGGCGCTCGTGCGCGGGCCCGAGGCGATCGCGAAGCCGGTCGCCGTGCGCCTCGCCGAGCGGCATGGATTCACCGCGGTCTCGATCCTGGGAGACGCGGACGTCACGCTCGCCGAGGCGGGGACCGTGGAGACGCTCGTCCTCATCGAGCGCCGTCCGGTGAAGACCGAGCACGAGACCCTCACGCTCGTCGTCTCCCGCAGCCTCGGCGACGATTTCGCCGCGAAGGCCGGCGAGCTGGCCGACGCCGGCGCCCGCTTCGCCGCGACCTGCACCGGCGACGAGGTCGCGGTTCCGATCGACCGGGGACACGCGCTCTGCCTCACGGTCGTCCCCGCGGACGCGAAGAGCCTGCGCCGCGACCTCCTCGGCTCGTTCGCCGGCGTCGCGTCGATCGCGGTCATCCTCGCCCTCCTGGTCGGCGCGCTCCTGGCTTCACGGATCGCGAGCCCGATCCGGCGGCTCGCGGTCCGCGCGGAGAAGATCTCGGAGGAGCGGTCGCGGCCGATCACGCTCCTTCCAGAGCAGGACGAAACGCGCCGCCTCACGCTCGCGTTCGACCAGATGCTCGACGCGCTCTCGGCGAGCGAGCGGCAGCGCCTCGCCGCCGAGCGCGCCGCCGCGTGGGAGGAGATCGCGCGGCGCCTGGCGCACGAGATCAAGAACCCGCTCTCCCCGATCCAGCTCGCGGTCGAGAACCTGAGGCGCGTCCGGGAGAAGTCGCCGGAGACGTTCGACCGCGCGCTCGAGGAGGAGACCGCGACGATCCTCGAGGAGGTCGGGGCGCTCAAGACTCTCGTCGACGAGTTCGCGCAGTTCGCGCGCCTCCCGCAGCCGCGAATCGGTCCGTGCGATCCCAAGGCGGTCCTGGAGCAGACGCTCGTGCTCTTCTCGGGGCGGATCGAGTCGATGGGCGTGCACCTCTCCGTCCAGGCCGACGACGCCCCCAAGACGATCCACGCCGACGTGGAGCAGCTCGGGCGCGTCTTCAAGAACGTCGTGGCGAACGCGCTCGACGCGATGGAGCGGTCGAGCCGCCGCGAGCTTGCGGTCGCGATGCGCCGGACCGGATCCGATCTCGCCATCGAATTCCGCGACACCGGCTCGGGATTCGACGCCGAGGCGCTGCGGCGCGTCTTCGAGCCCTACTTCACGACCCGTGGCGACCACGGGGGAACCGGGCTCGGGATGGCGATCGCGTATCGCATCGTCACCGATCACGGAGGGACGATCCGCGCCGAGGGCGCCCCCGGGCGCGGCGCCGCGATCACGATCCTCCTTCCCGCCGATCGCGCGTAG
- a CDS encoding sigma-54 dependent transcriptional regulator translates to MPHVLIADDEKNIRATLARALRLEGYRTSEAGDGALALEALEQGEIDLVLLDVQMPKLDGLGVLAAMRERGLAVPAIVLTAHGSIERAVCAVKLGAFDFIEKPPSVERILVAIGNALDRGRLETENRRLTEATGTTGEILGDAEATRALRQTLARVAPTAATVLLLGENGTGKELAARAIHAGSPRARKPFVVLNCAAIPETLFESELYGHMKGAFTGATEARRGKFQQADGGTLFLDEIGETPIQLQPKLLRSLETGDVETIGGRAPERVDVRVVAATNRDLAKEVEAGRFRRDLYYRLAVVPVPLPPLRARSADIVPLAARFLAAACRDNRVRAKRLDAPAEAALTRHAWPGNVRELKNVMERAAILVQDDVVREDDLELPVAHVVTDTAPTAEGGRLADQLVRHERAIVLAALEKNHWRMTKTADDLGLERSHLYKKLKALGIEKRVED, encoded by the coding sequence ATGCCTCACGTGCTCATCGCCGACGACGAGAAGAACATCCGGGCGACGCTCGCGCGCGCGCTCCGGCTCGAGGGCTACCGCACGTCGGAGGCCGGTGACGGCGCCCTGGCGCTCGAAGCCCTCGAGCAGGGCGAGATCGATCTCGTCCTCCTCGACGTGCAGATGCCGAAGCTCGACGGCCTCGGTGTGCTCGCAGCGATGCGGGAGCGTGGTCTCGCTGTTCCGGCGATCGTCCTCACGGCCCACGGATCGATCGAGCGGGCGGTGTGCGCGGTCAAGCTCGGCGCCTTCGACTTCATCGAGAAGCCGCCTTCGGTCGAGAGGATCCTGGTCGCGATCGGGAACGCGCTCGACCGCGGCCGCCTCGAGACCGAGAACCGCCGGCTCACCGAGGCGACCGGGACAACGGGCGAGATCTTGGGCGACGCCGAGGCGACGCGCGCCCTCCGCCAGACGCTCGCGCGCGTCGCGCCGACCGCGGCCACGGTCCTCCTGCTCGGCGAGAACGGGACGGGGAAGGAGCTGGCCGCGCGCGCGATCCACGCCGGCAGCCCGCGGGCGCGCAAGCCTTTCGTCGTCCTCAACTGCGCGGCAATCCCGGAAACCCTGTTCGAGAGCGAGCTGTACGGCCACATGAAGGGCGCCTTCACCGGCGCCACCGAAGCACGCCGCGGGAAGTTCCAGCAGGCCGACGGCGGCACGCTCTTCCTGGACGAGATCGGCGAGACGCCGATTCAGCTTCAGCCGAAGCTCCTGCGCTCGCTCGAAACCGGCGACGTCGAGACGATCGGCGGGCGCGCCCCCGAGCGCGTCGACGTGCGCGTCGTGGCCGCGACGAACCGGGACCTCGCGAAGGAAGTCGAGGCCGGCCGCTTCCGGCGCGATCTCTATTACCGTCTCGCCGTCGTGCCGGTGCCCTTGCCGCCCCTGCGCGCGCGGTCCGCCGACATCGTTCCCCTGGCGGCGCGCTTCCTCGCCGCCGCGTGCCGCGACAACCGCGTTCGCGCGAAGCGCCTCGACGCGCCGGCCGAGGCCGCGCTGACCCGCCACGCGTGGCCCGGAAACGTCCGCGAGCTGAAGAACGTCATGGAGCGCGCCGCGATCCTCGTGCAAGACGACGTCGTCCGCGAGGACGACCTCGAGCTGCCGGTCGCGCACGTCGTCACCGACACGGCGCCCACGGCCGAGGGCGGCCGCCTCGCCGACCAGCTCGTCCGCCACGAGCGCGCGATCGTCCTCGCCGCGCTCGAGAAGAACCACTGGCGGATGACGAAGACCGCCGACGACCTCGGCCTCGAGCGCAGCCACCTCTACAAGAAGCTCAAGGCGCTCGGCATCGAGAAGCGCGTCGAGGACTAG
- a CDS encoding tetratricopeptide repeat protein: MRAALGSIITGCLVLSACGSQDKSTPPKIDLPGVAVPASLTTTQLPFTPSTPTIDPKTAWKDGVTRYESGDFTGAATSLTVAADGHGDPYRSYLLGLARFKSGDLAGAETALVASVTKNPSSLKGWINLARVRNERSDRSGALDAAEKALGIDPTSADALHQKGRALMELGRRDEALEALKTAHDLDADNGYVANSLGLLLIQIGRPQDAVAPLEVAKARLPHVAYVRNNLGVAYERTGRMDEAKLEYQAAVDAGDMGGKGMKSLVRLGAKDTTDSNAVLQAAGNPAAEK, translated from the coding sequence ATGAGAGCCGCGCTCGGATCGATCATCACCGGATGCCTCGTCCTCTCCGCTTGCGGGAGTCAAGACAAGTCGACGCCCCCGAAGATCGATCTGCCGGGCGTCGCGGTTCCGGCCTCGCTCACGACCACGCAGCTGCCGTTCACACCATCGACCCCCACGATCGACCCGAAGACCGCGTGGAAGGACGGCGTGACCCGCTACGAGAGCGGCGACTTCACCGGCGCCGCGACGTCGCTCACCGTCGCCGCCGACGGCCACGGCGACCCGTACCGCAGCTACCTCCTCGGCCTCGCGCGCTTCAAGTCGGGCGATCTCGCCGGTGCCGAGACGGCGCTCGTCGCTTCCGTCACGAAGAATCCGTCGAGCCTCAAGGGCTGGATCAACCTCGCGCGCGTCCGCAACGAGCGGAGTGACCGCTCGGGCGCGCTCGACGCCGCCGAGAAGGCGCTCGGCATCGATCCGACCTCGGCCGACGCCCTCCACCAGAAGGGCCGCGCGCTCATGGAGCTCGGTCGCCGCGACGAGGCGCTCGAAGCCCTGAAGACCGCGCACGACCTCGATGCGGACAACGGTTATGTGGCGAACTCGCTCGGCCTTCTCCTGATCCAGATCGGCCGCCCGCAGGACGCGGTCGCGCCGCTCGAGGTCGCGAAGGCGCGCCTGCCGCACGTCGCCTACGTCCGCAACAACCTCGGCGTCGCCTACGAGCGCACCGGCCGCATGGACGAAGCCAAGCTCGAGTACCAGGCCGCCGTCGATGCCGGCGACATGGGCGGTAAGGGAATGAAGTCGCTCGTGCGCCTCGGTGCAAAGGACACGACCGATTCGAACGCGGTGCTCCAGGCGGCCGGCAACCCGGCCGCCGAGAAGTGA
- a CDS encoding VIT domain-containing protein, whose translation MRPRMTLAILAAASVLATGAAAQAQQDDEPGTGALLAKLNGQLVPMPLARMEVALDVSGPIVRGHLRQTFQNPTAETLDAVYVFPLPEGAAVDAVTLVVGGRRYKGEIQEKEEAKKTFEQAKAAGQGAGLIEQHRPNVFRTSVANVPPHGEVAVELGTIDEASFTDGWFETVFPTTITARYAPGGMEPAESGAPPASLSIAARLDAGVAVDTLRSPSHTIETATRGATIEVKAAGSGIASDRDFVLRWRPRTGQDPIAGGLVEKRDDGLYALALVVPPSIDDRAPGGLPTQTVFVVDVSGSMAGPSIEQAKAALAVALDRLRPGDTFTLIKFDSENEAYSERFLPASPFEIAKAKRWVDTLEAGSGTEIVPALIHALALSENGDPASLRRVVLMTDGAVENEEQAMTEVESHLGGTRLHIIGIGPAPNRWLMKELAGAGRGTFESVGSREEVRDKTLALLARTERAVLTDVAVEWEGATPLESSPTPVPDLYLGRPLVVTAKLDPSKPLPKLRVWGRAPKGPVTMEVALHPAVEGAGIATRWARAKIASLECARMHGADPATVKADVIALSKRFTILSPYTSFVVVADEAHQDSTPDEDGLLPQGGTLEPLLLLIGLVATAAGAIILRSARS comes from the coding sequence GTGCGGCCCCGCATGACCCTCGCGATCCTCGCGGCCGCCTCGGTGCTCGCCACCGGGGCGGCCGCGCAAGCGCAACAGGACGACGAGCCCGGCACCGGCGCGCTCCTCGCGAAGTTGAATGGGCAGCTCGTCCCGATGCCGCTCGCGCGCATGGAAGTCGCGCTCGACGTCTCCGGCCCGATCGTCCGCGGCCACCTCCGCCAGACCTTCCAGAACCCGACCGCCGAGACCCTCGATGCCGTCTACGTCTTCCCGCTGCCCGAGGGCGCCGCGGTCGACGCGGTCACGCTCGTCGTCGGCGGCCGCCGCTACAAGGGCGAGATCCAGGAGAAGGAAGAGGCGAAGAAGACGTTCGAGCAGGCGAAGGCGGCCGGTCAGGGCGCCGGCCTCATCGAGCAGCACCGGCCGAACGTCTTCCGCACCAGCGTCGCGAACGTCCCGCCGCACGGAGAGGTCGCGGTCGAGCTGGGCACGATCGACGAAGCGTCGTTCACCGACGGCTGGTTCGAGACCGTCTTCCCGACGACGATCACCGCGCGCTATGCGCCCGGGGGGATGGAACCGGCTGAAAGTGGAGCACCGCCCGCATCGCTCTCGATCGCCGCGCGCCTCGACGCAGGGGTCGCGGTCGACACGCTGCGCTCGCCTTCGCACACGATCGAGACCGCGACGCGCGGCGCTACGATCGAGGTCAAGGCGGCCGGTTCGGGAATCGCGAGTGACCGCGACTTCGTCCTCCGCTGGCGGCCGAGGACCGGACAGGACCCGATCGCCGGCGGGCTCGTCGAGAAGCGCGACGACGGACTCTACGCGCTGGCGCTCGTCGTCCCGCCCTCGATCGACGACCGCGCGCCCGGCGGCCTGCCGACGCAGACCGTCTTCGTCGTCGACGTCTCGGGATCGATGGCCGGCCCCTCGATCGAGCAGGCGAAGGCGGCCCTTGCCGTCGCCCTCGACCGTCTCCGCCCCGGCGACACGTTCACGCTGATCAAGTTCGACAGCGAGAACGAGGCGTACTCCGAGCGGTTCCTCCCCGCGTCGCCGTTCGAGATCGCCAAGGCGAAACGGTGGGTCGACACCCTCGAGGCCGGCAGCGGCACCGAGATCGTGCCGGCGCTCATCCACGCCTTGGCGCTCTCCGAGAACGGCGACCCCGCGTCCTTGCGCCGCGTCGTCCTCATGACCGACGGCGCGGTGGAGAACGAGGAGCAGGCGATGACCGAGGTCGAGAGCCATCTCGGCGGCACGCGCCTCCACATCATCGGGATCGGTCCCGCGCCGAACCGCTGGCTCATGAAGGAGCTCGCGGGCGCGGGGCGCGGCACGTTCGAGTCCGTCGGCTCACGTGAAGAGGTGCGCGACAAGACGCTCGCGCTCCTCGCACGCACGGAGCGGGCGGTGCTCACCGACGTCGCCGTCGAGTGGGAGGGCGCCACGCCGCTCGAGTCCTCGCCGACCCCCGTGCCCGACCTCTACCTCGGCCGGCCGCTCGTCGTGACGGCGAAGCTCGATCCTTCGAAGCCTCTCCCCAAACTGCGCGTCTGGGGCCGCGCGCCCAAGGGTCCGGTCACGATGGAAGTCGCGCTGCATCCCGCCGTCGAGGGCGCGGGGATCGCGACCCGCTGGGCGCGGGCGAAGATCGCGTCGCTCGAGTGCGCGCGCATGCATGGCGCCGACCCGGCGACGGTCAAGGCGGACGTCATCGCGCTCTCGAAGCGATTCACGATCCTCTCGCCTTACACGAGCTTCGTCGTCGTCGCCGACGAGGCGCACCAGGATTCGACTCCCGATGAGGACGGCCTGCTGCCGCAGGGCGGCACGCTCGAGCCGCTGCTCCTCCTCATCGGTCTCGTCGCGACCGCAGCAGGGGCCATCATTCTGCGGAGCGCCCGCTCGTGA
- a CDS encoding sortase: MRRPARAAIVGILLLLPGGFLLARAGWVHAKGAVGEVLIGRALDATLEDGVPRKPWSWADMVPVARLDVPRLGVSRPILSNASGSALAFGLGRVSGTGLSIVAGHRDSWAAFLEDVKVGDELTVTSHERQVRYHVVGAEIVRYDTALRGDGLSLVTCWPFDGLLHSPWRYVVHCEPEGTASETRTAEFRKLSPLTSR, from the coding sequence GTGAGGCGCCCGGCGCGCGCCGCGATCGTCGGGATCCTCTTGCTGCTTCCCGGCGGATTCCTGTTGGCGCGAGCCGGATGGGTTCACGCGAAGGGCGCGGTCGGTGAGGTCCTCATCGGCCGCGCCCTCGACGCGACGCTCGAGGACGGCGTGCCTCGGAAGCCGTGGTCGTGGGCCGACATGGTCCCGGTCGCGCGGCTCGACGTTCCGCGCCTCGGCGTGTCGCGTCCGATCCTCTCGAACGCGAGCGGCTCGGCGCTCGCCTTCGGCCTCGGACGTGTCAGCGGCACGGGACTCTCGATCGTCGCCGGCCATCGCGACTCGTGGGCGGCGTTCCTCGAAGACGTAAAGGTTGGGGATGAGCTGACGGTGACGTCGCACGAGCGGCAGGTGCGTTATCACGTCGTCGGTGCCGAGATTGTGCGCTACGACACTGCGCTTCGCGGCGACGGTCTCTCGCTCGTCACTTGCTGGCCGTTCGATGGGCTGCTGCACTCACCGTGGCGGTACGTCGTTCACTGCGAGCCAGAGGGGACAGCTTCCGAAACTCGCACTGCGGAGTTT